ggtaatatttattttcaaataaattttatgtatttttttttagtaaaaatttataacaagatatatctctttttaaatatgttttgtggtcctgaaaaggaccgattgttttagttttaaagttcttaaaattttctccaaaatagcgtcaagataatgtttaaccgccgaaaccgtacaaagtgcggccttgtctcttcaaagcgtagacgacatccatagcggtgacggttttacgcttagcgtgttcagtgtaggtgacagcatcacgaataacgttttccaaaaacaccttcaggacaccacgggtttcttcgtaaatcaatccagagatacgctttacaccgccacgacgagccaaacgtctgattgcaggcttggtgataccttggatgttatcacgcaacactttacgatgacgtttagcgccaccttttcccaagcctttgccacctttaccacgaccagtcattttttcactttttaaattaaattcacttcacaagttatgcacaagaactaatacttaccatgctgcgatacctcatatttatacaaaatccgctctgaatttactacatacacatacgcttcgatctatcttcggggttgttcgtatacacttcgtgtgtacagatacaaatgttgaagcatatacgcagcacacacccttattggaaactgtagcccgccaaattttttctataaatatcgggaatcgctccgtaaggcaactattacagtgttaacagtgtttgtgtgcatatcgtgaagtgaactaaaaacctctagtgaaaaatggctcgtactaagcaaactgcccgtaaatctactggtggcaaagcccctcgtaagcaattggctaccaaagctgctcgtaagagcgcaccagccaccggtggtgttaagaagccacatcgtttccgccctggtaccgttgctttgcgtgaaatccgtcgctaccagaagagtactgagttgttgatccgcaaattgcctttccaacgtttggttcgtgaaattgcccaagatttcaagactgacttgcgtttccagagctctgctgtcatggccttgcaagaagctagcgaagcctacttggtcggtctcttcgaagataccaacttgtgtgccatccatgccaagcgtgtcaccatcatgcccaaggatatccaattggccagacgtattcgtggagaacgtgcttaaattattgacattttaaaagccaacttttttttacaaaaacaatcggtccttttcaggaccacaatatttttataaaaaagagaaaaaaatttattcaaaacttacacctttttatttttattaaaataaataaatatagtctttttttggggatggaaaaatacactatttatattaaaaaaatttttttcttttctatgcgttttacttttggtaatattgggtttcaaaacatggagcgaaatcaaaaacttttttttaaaaaaaaattatttaatttactttttatgttaaactgaaaatttttattttctattagcaacagtatatttgctgttattctttttgcaaaatttgatttttcgtagtagctacataacaagaatgaatgaagataaaaacaggcaggccaatacattcgagagaattttaaccttaaatagataatttagatacattgaatataaattttttctgtattttttattatttttaaacaaatgatattttttgctattctaaaaactgttttaaaaagaataaaatagtattttaatattttaaattattaaagggaaatagatttcgttcggtatgcaactgttctacatttgcttgcttagacaagggcatttttgaatttgtgtttaatttccaaaaaaaaattatatatttttttaaatttgtgattgcaacaatacattgtttagaatttacatttttaaattttttatttagtttcaagtccactttatatagaaaaaaatattttataataaatgcaatagagctcaccgcacattttgcatagccaacgacgttggtataacatagcatcgtaatattttagacttttcgtaacaaacgtacactttttacaaattatgtaacattttaatagaaatctatcatttctataatattttatgataaaattttcctaaaacatttttacattagagctttcaaattaatttgcagaaaaacttttattcatggaaaatacgccaatatggtgaattcaactgtcatagactacataataaaatcgattatttcactatgaaaatcatccaaattttcacttttttttacacttctttcaagaaaacatatcaagattccatactaaatttttataaaaaccaattttcaataaaaattggaaaatttttataatttagttacaattttatcataacatttttataaactttcaactcaaacccttataactcggtaacgcttaaagataattaactcggattttctttaatgattagctggatatctctactagaagaattgtataaaaaattaaaagaaattgttactatctcatcgtaaaatgaataattctgtgaaaacttttgtaaaaatttttattcgcttccacacaacgtttcgcaaaatttcgtagttgactactatgtacttctcataatttcgatgtacccagccatcactagtctaaaggttgaaaccatattttcaaccaatcagcgtacaccagtagtgagtgtatatttacaaagtgttaaagtgtgtttaaaaagaaaaatataagtgaaatcatgtctgacgccgccgttgttgaagccaccgcatctccagtcgccgctgttgagaaaaaggcacctaagaaagccgctgccaaggcaaagaaaccctctgctgccccaagccatccaccaacccaacaaatggtcgatgctgccatcaaaacattgaaagaacgtggtggttcctcattgcctgccatcaagaaatacttggccagcacatacaaagttgatgctgtaaaattggccccattcatcaagaagtacttgaagagcgctgttgctagtggaaaattgatccaaactaaaggtaagggtgcctccggttcattcaaattgtccccatctgcctcgaaggaacctaaagcaaagagcgctgaaaagaagaagaaggtcccagccggtgataagaaaaagaaggcagcagcacccaaaaaggcagccggtgaaaagaaagccgctgcaaagaagccttccgctgctaaaaagaccgccgagaagaagaagaccgaaaaggccaaggctaaaactgccaaaaagacaggtacagttaaagctaaacccgcaaaaacagccgccaaagcatcagccactaaaccaaaggcacccaaggcaaaaaccaccgctgccaagcccaaaaaggctgccgcagcaaagaagccagctgccaagaagaccgccgctaagaagtaatttttccatgcaaaattacttatcatgtcaaaatgattattttcgatattcgaaagcagtatatctaacagcccttttcagggctacaaaaaaatttttaaaaagagaccaaatttaactcaaacaattttttaattacctaataaatactatgttaattttaagggaaaagctaatcacagcccttttcgtagctgtaaaacatctgttgaaatcttttaataccattgttacctaatatgggaatacattaccctttaaggaaatttaagtaatcacatgttaaatgggattttttccgcaactggattaactgtttcacttagggtcataaaccaaagcaattactaagaattatgaaaatcacttaatgttaaagaaaatctcatttagcatacctaaccaataagagagtggcgtacaatattcccttcaaaaatcgcacttagcatacctatttcattctttacgagcatacctacccatagatctcgcgtacaaacgcataagtccacatatacatctctacaccatttcacgctaacatactagtatacatccctaaaaaatttagtatcaacacacacgctcacatatactcgaacatcaatacaacgttgcataccgagtgtttgagcataagagcaatatgtgttgatcatattactgtagatgtagatggtgctaagcaaggagggcaatattagagtatgggtagtatacatattttattttaaaaaagtaataagggcaatgtgagggtgagtggtagatatattttttctttaaatttgtaaatataaattaattttagttgaataacgaattaagtctcttttttaatttattttgtggccctgaaaagggcctttgatgttgtagggaaaatattgtacgacgaaataagtatgccatttacttggagctggtgtacttagtaacggctttggtaccttcactgacagcgtgcttagccaactcaccgggcaataatagacggacggcagtttggatttcccgactggtgatggtggaacgcttgttgtagtgagccaaacgggaggcttcggcggcgatacgttcaaagatatcgttgacgaaactgttcatgatgctcatggcctttgaggagataccagtatcgggatggacttgcttcaacactttgtaaatgtagatagcataactctccttacgcttggtgcgtctcttggtcttgtcacccttagtgatgttcttttgggctttgccggccttctttgctgctttaccactggcttttggaggcattttcacttggttttttttttaagtcacacaaacacttttaacactgttcacgattttgtgtgtttgatggcttactcggaatatttaaaccatttcatgcacaagatattcaggtagacgaaaacagtcgctatgtttacgaaaacaaccctctaaaattagctacacgttggatccgaaagtataaatactgcagttcatgctgcgaactaatatcatttgtgtttcagtgctaagtgaagtgaattaaaaaaaaaaataactaaaaatgtctggtcgtggtaaaggtggcaaagttaagggaaaggcaaagtcccgttccaaccgtgctggtcttcaattccccgtcggtcgtatccatcgtttgttgcgcaaaggcaactatgctgaacgtgttggtgccggagctccagtttacttggctgctgtcatggagtatttggccgctgaagttcttgaattggctggcaacgctgctcgtgacaacaagaagacaagaattatcccccgtcacttgcaattggctatccgtaatgacgaagaattgaacaaattgctgtccggtgtcaccattgctcaaggtggtgtattgccaaacatccaagctgttctcttgcccaagaagacagaaaagaaggcttaaattatctacgagcatcaaagaaaaaatgtaaatacaggccatcgtataaatcaacaacaatccgtccttttcaggacgacaaaaatttttttaaaagagaaaaaactatatcaaaccttattttatcaagaaaatttacttaaaaaatagttttaaataataaataaaattttaattgtagttaaatttaaaaaatattttttggtcgattttttttttcagtggatttggtaatttgctagcaatttcgttattcgaaatttccttaaacaatcctgttttaggcgtaaatacaaaaaaatctgccatctattgtttataggtaaacattttcaaatatgtttacatcttatcgactattgcaggtcttttaatatacatgtcataattatcagttatcaattatcatgcatcaacatttcgcctatttgcatacattaacataataagaatttagttttatcgaccctactcaagattatcggcatttaataggatcaatgttaccattagggtactgtaaaaactatttattttacatttgaatatcacatggtaatcattgttcattttctgatgctgaaaaaaattggcatatgtaataacaaaacatcgaaacgaagtatctacgatcgtccctcttcgtacatttgtgacaaagttagcagctccaagcaaaggaaacatttaatggtagtatatgcgtgcattttggtatctgtgtgtatgtatgctttttagtgttgtataccatcgtttcatcgtattgttctaatggcgtcggttttagtttcgtcatgtatgtatgtatattatagaagctacattttggccgacggcaaattgaaaaatggtaatatttattttcaaataaattttatgtatttttttttagtaaaaatttataacaagatatatctctttttaaatatgttttgtggtcctgaaaaggaccgattgttttagttttaaagttcttaaaattttctccaaaatagcgtcaagataatgtttaaccgccgaaaccgtacaaagtgcggccttgtctcttcaaagcgtagacgacatccatagcggtgacggttttacgcttagcgtgttcagtgtaggtgacagcatcacgaataacgttttccaaaaacaccttcaggacaccacgggtttcttcgtaaatcaatccagagatacgctttacaccgccacgacgagccaaacgtctgattgcaggcttggtgataccttggatgttatcacgcaacactttacgatgacgtttagcgccaccttttcccaagcctttgccacctttaccacgaccagtcattttttcactttttaaattaaattcacttcacaagttatgcacaagaactaatacttaccatgctgcgatacctcatatttatacaaaatccgctctgaatttactacatacacatacgcttcgatctatcttcggggttgttcgtatacacttcgtgtgtacagatacaaatgttgaagcatatacgcagcacacacccttattggaaactgtagcccgccaaattttttctataaatatcgggaatcgctccgtaaggcaactattacagtgttaacagtgtttgtgtgcatatcgtgaagtgaactaaaaacctctagtgaaaaatggctcgtactaagcaaactgcccgtaaatctactggtggcaaagcccctcgtaagcaattggctaccaaagctgctcgtaagagcgcaccagccaccgg
The Stomoxys calcitrans chromosome 3, idStoCalc2.1, whole genome shotgun sequence genome window above contains:
- the LOC131996124 gene encoding histone H3-like, with the protein product MARTKQTARKSTGGKAPRKQLATKAARKSAPATGGVKKPHRFRPGTVALREIRRYQKSTELLIRKLPFQRLVREIAQDFKTDLRFQSSAVMALQEASEAYLVGLFEDTNLCAIHAKRVTIMPKDIQLARRIRGRTKQTARKSTGGKAPRKQLATKAARKSAPATGGVKKPHRFRPGTVALREIRRYQKSTELLIRKLPFQRLVREIAQDFKTDLRFQSSAVMALQEASEAYLVGLFEDTNLCAIHAKRVTIMPKDIQLARRIRGERA